A genome region from Roseofilum reptotaenium CS-1145 includes the following:
- a CDS encoding TIGR03032 family protein, with the protein MTLEPQLASPQNRIACHADPGFIEWLSKANHSLILSTYQAGSVAAIGWNGQQINLLLRQFDKPMGLAVSGNRLAIATRHQVIICANSPTLATDYLEHQPGRYDSLYLPRVSYWTGDLNIHDLSFGQDEIWIVNTRFSTLATLSHEFSFVPRWQPPFITELAPEDRCHLNGLAMVNGKPKYVTALGKSNTVGGWRPHKATGGIILDVESNEIILEGLSMPHSPRWYQGYLWTLNSGTGELWRIDPKTHTYDIVCALPGFGRGLAFVENTALVALSQIRETAIFGGLPLQTRFPSLVCGVALIDLKTGKSMGRLTFSSGAQELYDIQVLTGVNRPTLLNLEKPATRQAFSAPDFAYWLRPSSERGEYSDPR; encoded by the coding sequence ATGACTCTTGAACCCCAACTGGCTTCTCCCCAAAATCGGATCGCCTGTCATGCCGATCCAGGATTTATTGAATGGCTCTCCAAGGCTAATCATAGTCTCATTTTAAGCACCTATCAAGCCGGTAGCGTAGCGGCGATCGGATGGAATGGACAGCAGATTAATTTATTATTACGCCAGTTTGATAAACCCATGGGGTTAGCTGTATCTGGTAACCGTTTGGCGATCGCCACCCGTCATCAAGTGATTATCTGTGCGAACTCCCCCACCCTGGCAACCGACTACCTCGAGCATCAACCCGGTCGCTATGATAGCCTCTATCTACCTCGCGTTAGCTATTGGACGGGAGACCTAAATATCCATGACCTCAGTTTTGGCCAAGATGAAATTTGGATCGTCAATACCCGATTTTCCACTCTAGCCACCCTCAGTCATGAATTTAGCTTTGTTCCCCGATGGCAACCCCCGTTTATCACTGAACTTGCACCCGAAGATCGATGTCACCTCAATGGCCTAGCCATGGTTAACGGAAAACCCAAATATGTCACGGCTCTAGGTAAAAGTAATACCGTGGGAGGATGGCGACCCCATAAAGCTACAGGCGGCATTATTCTAGACGTAGAAAGCAACGAAATCATCCTTGAGGGTCTATCCATGCCCCATTCTCCACGATGGTATCAGGGTTATTTGTGGACGCTCAACTCTGGCACTGGGGAACTGTGGCGTATCGATCCCAAAACCCACACTTATGATATCGTGTGTGCTTTACCGGGCTTTGGTCGCGGTTTAGCCTTTGTGGAAAACACGGCATTAGTCGCCTTATCGCAAATTCGAGAAACCGCTATTTTTGGTGGTTTGCCCCTGCAAACTCGATTTCCGAGTTTAGTCTGTGGTGTAGCGCTCATTGACTTGAAAACTGGAAAATCGATGGGCCGCTTAACCTTTTCCAGTGGCGCTCAAGAATTGTATGATATCCAAGTTCTTACTGGAGTCAATCGACCCACCCTGTTAAATTTGGAAAAACCAGCGACTCGCCAAGCCTTTAGTGCTCCTGACTTTGCCTATTGGTTGCGTCCTTCTTCGGAAAGGGGAGAGTATAGCGATCCGCGATAG
- a CDS encoding Calx-beta domain-containing protein produces MAVNPVGSEFQVNTTTARVQQLPTIAIDSDGDFVVTWTSYFQPGDDQSGVYAQRYNSAGVAQGGEFRVNTFTDNFQYEPTIGIDSDGDFAIAWTSGGQDGSSYGIYAQRYNSAGSPQGNEFQVNTTTNDNQSAPSLGMSANGSFVVSWTSNGQDGSEGGVYAQRYNSDGTVAGSEFRVNTTTNGSQAFPSVAMNANGNFIITWQSNGQDGSGAGIYAQRYDSNGSAVGGEFRVNTFTADDQRSPSVSMNDNGAFVIVWESASQDGSQEGVYAQRYDSNGAAVGAEFQVNTFTTGQQKSPEVTMENSGGFFITWESAGQDGNGDGVYARQYNSQGQPQGAEFQVNTETTNDQNNPAIAVSDNGRLAIAWESEVQDGDATGIYAQRYLSNTLIEFSEATYQVNEDGTLVNGEITLNRSGNLDVTSQVQVNITGGTATGGANGDYNNSNFPLTVTFNRNETTKTVPVTIQQDSETESTETINFNLDNLSNAELGSQSTTVLEILDDDIPGLKLEPQTGLTTTEAGGTANFNVSLNTQPTADVTVNLTSNDTSEGTVSPATLTFTSQNWNVTQAVTLTGVNDQIADGNIDYTIAVSASSSDTNYNTLSPSQVTATNVDNDTVGITVNPTTGLTTTEAGGTAQFSVVLNTQPTADVTIPVSSSDTTEGTVAPQNLVFTPSNWDTAQTVTVTGVPDNIDDGDVSYQVLLAAATSTDTNYNRIDPSDVSVTNAEVGRVIVEETGGSTAIAEGGNTDTYTLRLSRQPIGNVIVGITPDNQSTAAPSTVIFTPNSWNIAQTVTLTAVDDNMTEGNHSSTISHTVNAPNDPGYNNSPVPTVTATITDNDTGSPSPGSVSFVESGGSTNLTEGGATDSYTLVLTQQPSANVTITATPDNQSTVNPTTFTFTPANWNTPQTATLRAVDDTAVEGNHSSTIRHTSTSTDASFNNITLASVTAAIADNDTTPTPTPTPTPTPGDSGNNNIFGTAGNDVINAGAGNDQVSGLQGNDMISGGSGNDGINGNQGNDGINGNQGNDLLYGGQGNDIVRGGQNDDIVYGNQGADQLFGDLGNDLLYGGQNNDTVNGGDGNDTLSGDFGADVLSGDSGADIFVLRTSTAVNQIQQADFIVDFQIGVDRIGLTGGLTAQNLLVQNVAGNTVIRINPSGQILGIVANTPPTAFSVNDFVPVNIGVV; encoded by the coding sequence ATGGCTGTTAATCCGGTTGGTTCAGAATTCCAAGTTAATACGACAACAGCACGCGTTCAACAACTTCCAACGATCGCCATAGACAGCGATGGTGATTTCGTCGTGACCTGGACAAGCTACTTCCAGCCAGGAGATGATCAATCTGGCGTATATGCTCAACGCTACAACAGTGCGGGAGTAGCTCAGGGTGGCGAATTTAGAGTGAACACCTTTACGGATAACTTTCAATATGAGCCAACGATTGGGATTGACTCCGATGGGGATTTTGCGATCGCCTGGACGAGCGGTGGACAAGATGGCAGTAGCTACGGAATCTATGCCCAACGCTACAATAGTGCTGGCTCCCCTCAAGGGAATGAATTTCAGGTTAATACCACAACCAATGATAACCAGTCTGCTCCTAGCTTGGGGATGAGTGCCAATGGTAGCTTTGTCGTGTCTTGGACAAGCAATGGCCAGGATGGGAGCGAAGGTGGTGTTTATGCCCAACGCTACAATAGCGATGGAACTGTAGCCGGTTCAGAATTCAGAGTTAATACTACGACCAATGGCTCTCAAGCTTTCCCTTCAGTAGCCATGAATGCCAATGGCAATTTTATTATTACTTGGCAAAGTAACGGGCAAGATGGTAGCGGTGCTGGTATTTATGCCCAACGCTATGACAGTAATGGCAGCGCTGTGGGAGGAGAATTTAGAGTTAATACCTTTACTGCTGACGATCAGCGTAGTCCTTCAGTATCCATGAATGATAATGGGGCATTTGTCATTGTATGGGAAAGTGCCAGTCAAGATGGAAGCCAGGAAGGGGTTTATGCCCAACGCTACGATAGTAATGGTGCAGCAGTAGGCGCGGAATTTCAGGTTAATACCTTTACCACGGGGCAGCAAAAATCGCCCGAAGTCACCATGGAGAATAGTGGTGGCTTTTTTATTACCTGGGAAAGTGCTGGGCAAGATGGCAATGGAGACGGGGTTTACGCTCGGCAGTATAATTCTCAAGGACAACCGCAAGGGGCGGAATTTCAAGTCAATACCGAGACGACCAACGATCAGAACAATCCCGCGATCGCAGTGTCTGATAATGGGCGACTGGCGATCGCCTGGGAAAGTGAAGTCCAAGATGGCGATGCCACAGGAATCTACGCCCAACGCTATCTCTCCAATACCCTGATTGAATTCTCAGAAGCAACCTATCAAGTCAATGAAGATGGCACTCTGGTTAATGGCGAAATTACCCTCAACCGCAGTGGCAACTTAGATGTTACTTCCCAAGTGCAGGTTAATATTACTGGAGGAACAGCCACTGGAGGAGCAAATGGAGATTATAACAATAGTAACTTCCCCCTCACTGTCACTTTTAATCGGAATGAAACCACCAAAACCGTTCCCGTTACCATTCAACAAGACTCAGAAACGGAATCCACAGAAACCATTAATTTTAACCTGGATAACCTCAGTAATGCCGAACTTGGTTCGCAGAGTACTACAGTTTTAGAGATCTTAGATGATGATATTCCCGGTTTGAAGCTCGAACCTCAAACCGGATTAACCACCACCGAAGCGGGGGGAACGGCTAATTTCAATGTCTCTCTCAATACCCAACCCACCGCTGATGTGACCGTTAATCTAACCAGTAATGACACCAGTGAAGGGACGGTTTCTCCAGCCACATTAACCTTTACTTCACAAAACTGGAATGTCACTCAAGCGGTTACTCTTACTGGAGTTAACGATCAAATTGCTGATGGTAATATTGATTATACGATTGCCGTCAGTGCCAGCAGTAGCGATACAAATTACAATACCCTCTCTCCTTCCCAAGTTACTGCCACTAATGTAGATAACGACACGGTTGGTATTACGGTTAATCCAACCACCGGACTGACGACAACGGAAGCCGGAGGCACAGCCCAATTTTCAGTCGTGCTCAATACCCAGCCAACGGCAGATGTGACCATTCCGGTTAGCAGTAGTGATACCACAGAAGGAACGGTTGCGCCCCAAAACCTGGTGTTTACACCAAGCAATTGGGATACCGCGCAAACCGTTACCGTTACCGGAGTTCCCGATAATATTGACGATGGTGATGTGTCTTATCAGGTTCTGCTGGCAGCAGCTACCAGTACGGATACGAACTACAACCGTATCGATCCGAGTGATGTCTCCGTGACAAATGCGGAAGTGGGACGGGTTATTGTAGAGGAAACTGGGGGAAGTACAGCGATCGCAGAAGGCGGCAATACGGATACTTATACCCTACGTCTGAGTCGCCAACCGATTGGTAATGTTATTGTTGGTATTACTCCAGATAATCAATCCACAGCAGCACCGTCAACGGTTATCTTTACTCCTAACAGTTGGAATATCGCCCAAACCGTTACTCTTACAGCAGTCGATGATAATATGACTGAGGGAAATCACAGTAGTACCATTAGCCATACGGTCAATGCTCCAAACGATCCAGGTTATAATAATTCCCCTGTACCAACCGTTACCGCTACCATTACGGATAATGACACTGGATCTCCTTCTCCTGGTTCAGTGAGCTTTGTAGAATCTGGAGGAAGCACGAATTTAACCGAAGGAGGGGCAACGGACAGTTATACCTTGGTTTTAACTCAACAACCGTCTGCCAATGTCACCATTACAGCAACACCCGATAATCAATCGACGGTCAATCCAACGACGTTTACCTTTACTCCTGCAAACTGGAATACACCACAAACAGCAACTTTAAGAGCAGTCGATGATACGGCAGTGGAAGGGAATCATAGTAGTACGATTCGTCATACCAGCACTAGCACAGATGCGAGTTTTAATAATATTACTCTGGCCAGTGTGACAGCGGCGATCGCTGATAACGATACCACTCCCACCCCAACTCCCACTCCCACTCCTACTCCTGGCGATTCAGGAAATAACAACATCTTTGGTACGGCAGGGAATGATGTAATTAATGCAGGAGCTGGCAATGACCAAGTTTCTGGTTTGCAAGGGAATGATATGATCTCTGGTGGATCGGGAAATGATGGCATTAATGGCAATCAAGGCAATGATGGCATTAATGGTAATCAAGGCAATGACCTACTCTATGGTGGTCAAGGCAATGATATTGTTCGGGGTGGTCAGAATGACGATATTGTTTATGGGAACCAAGGGGCAGATCAACTCTTTGGTGACTTAGGCAATGATCTCCTCTATGGTGGACAGAATAATGATACCGTCAATGGTGGCGACGGAAATGATACCCTGAGCGGGGATTTTGGTGCAGACGTGCTTTCGGGTGATTCCGGTGCAGATATATTTGTTTTGCGCACCAGTACGGCCGTTAATCAAATTCAACAAGCTGATTTTATTGTCGATTTTCAAATTGGGGTGGATCGTATTGGTTTAACCGGTGGTTTAACAGCTCAGAATTTGTTAGTGCAAAATGTGGCTGGCAATACGGTCATTCGGATCAATCCATCCGGTCAAATTTTGGGTATTGTGGCCAATACACCACCGACAGCTTTCTCTGTGAATGACTTTGTCCCGGTTAATATTGGCGTGGTTTAA
- the phnD gene encoding phosphate/phosphite/phosphonate ABC transporter substrate-binding protein: MNSTQRIGINPVSLLLIGGALLLNLTGCGSSQGTPEETAQTTQEECDRPKQMDGQYCDRNQDLVADPPDNPDEWINPDTLIFAYLPIPNPDQYESVWTEFMAHLSEITGKPVQFLALESKADQIQALKDGQLHIAGFSTSTVPIAVNQAGFTPFAMMAASDGTFGYEMEIITHISSPLDSLENLSDRQLAFTDANSYSGYILPRALLEAGYNLKADRDYKAVFSGSQEKSIVGVQNQTYEAAAIANDVLQLMCNRQEADCSQFRSLYQSQTFPNAAYGYAHNLDPELVGAIDNAFLTFNWSGTGLEREFSATGEEKFIPIDYQIDWSQIRTIQEAQGVDYQVPSD, encoded by the coding sequence ATGAACTCAACTCAAAGAATAGGAATTAACCCAGTTTCCCTACTGCTCATCGGTGGCGCACTTCTGCTCAATTTGACAGGATGCGGCTCATCTCAAGGGACTCCAGAAGAGACGGCACAAACCACTCAAGAAGAATGCGATCGCCCCAAACAGATGGATGGGCAATATTGCGATCGCAATCAAGATCTAGTTGCCGATCCCCCAGACAACCCTGATGAATGGATTAATCCAGACACCCTCATCTTTGCCTATTTGCCGATTCCCAATCCAGACCAATACGAATCCGTTTGGACTGAATTTATGGCCCATCTATCGGAAATCACTGGCAAACCCGTCCAATTCCTCGCTCTAGAGTCAAAAGCCGATCAAATTCAAGCCTTAAAAGACGGTCAACTCCATATTGCCGGATTTAGCACTAGCACTGTCCCCATTGCCGTCAATCAAGCTGGCTTTACCCCCTTTGCCATGATGGCCGCTTCTGATGGCACATTTGGCTATGAAATGGAAATTATCACTCATATCTCCAGCCCTCTCGATAGCCTAGAAAACCTATCAGACCGCCAGTTAGCCTTTACGGATGCTAATTCCTATTCAGGATATATTTTACCCCGTGCCCTCCTAGAAGCCGGTTATAACCTCAAAGCTGATCGAGACTACAAAGCTGTATTTTCTGGATCTCAAGAAAAATCTATCGTCGGAGTACAAAACCAAACCTATGAAGCAGCCGCCATTGCCAATGATGTCCTGCAACTGATGTGCAATCGTCAGGAAGCCGACTGTAGTCAATTCCGCTCCCTTTACCAATCCCAAACCTTTCCCAATGCAGCTTATGGCTATGCCCACAATTTAGATCCAGAACTGGTGGGGGCGATCGACAATGCCTTTTTAACCTTTAACTGGTCAGGAACGGGCTTAGAGCGCGAATTTAGTGCTACAGGAGAAGAAAAATTTATCCCCATCGACTATCAAATTGATTGGAGTCAGATCCGTACTATCCAGGAGGCTCAAGGAGTCGATTACCAAGTGCCTTCCGACTAA